ctcgaccgtcaaattatgttatctagcggttcaaatcgctccaatgttgagcaccaaacacgtttaacgctctaattacccacTAATGCCATTAATGATAAACACATTTTGACTCAACGATATCCCATAAAATCTGCTATGCaattaatatcctaccattcccgcgaaaaaagtaattgatatcttaccaaataccaatgtgcaacagatatatcttacctaatatagcgtgcaactaatatcctacctaatataaatgtgcattgcacgtacattattactagtaAGTAAAAAGAATGAAAAACAGCCTCCAGCCTGCTCCCCTTGTCGGTACCGTTGGCGCACACACAGAACCGGGTGGGCCAGATCTAAAAACGACAGTGAACCTGACGGAAGCACttcgtgctttattagtaggtaaagataaagatatacAATTTCACTTCATTGTAATGGGAATTGTTCCATGTCTCACTATGAAACTCCATGACCCATGAGGCCTTCACTCCGACAAGTTAAGTTTCTTTCGCATATTTATGTTCATTCCAATTAGTACTTTCAAATAAGCCCAATTTATTATAAATTTATACATCCTTCTATAATTTTATGAAGTATCAAATATTAAAATTTGATATAGTAGTAATATTAAGTTATCCCGGGTTTCATTTCTTTTTTATAGACTTACTGATTTTAAAACTTCTTGAAGTTTTTGAAAGTTGTCAAAACGTTGGAGCCTCACATGGTTTTAAGTTTTAGTTATGAAACTTGCTGGCTTTACCGTTCATTTAATTATGTGTCAGCAGTTGAAACTTGTTGAAAGTTTGAAAAGTGTCAAAACATATTCAAAACTGATCTCATTTCAAAGCCCTCGTCATTAGGAACACAAATATGCATAAGCAATATAAATTGGACTTTCGGTTCAAAAGATAAGAACATTTAAGGTGGGATGAGTGAGCCATGCGCTCTCTCAAAACAAAAATTGCATGTGTAGACCTCCTTTACAGCAATTAAAGGATCAGTCTAAACTAGTATCATTATTTTTCTATCTCTTAGCCGATGGGCATTTGAAAGTCATGCATTTTGTTGCAGCGTACTGACAACTGGGTCTAGCCTATGCAACTTAATTATATGTATCAGATATAGTGCTTGATGAGTATGATGCATATTAAGAAATAAAGCCACACATATGCAACTAGACTATTTTTGTACTTCAGACATTTTGGTTGCATGAAATGCTTCTACACTACTGGGACAACGCATATACGTGGGATCACATTAGTTGGTGGGGCATACTCTAGACCCTGTCACTGGCATTTCGGCCTGACAGCAATGGATGGAGGAAAACGCCGCCTGGCGCTAGTACTTACTAACCAGTGGCAGGCCTAAATTCCTTCCTCACATTGGTTCTCCGGGCTCAAGTTAGCCGTGGGATAAGAGTTCTAGTGGTGGGCAGTAAAATTTGGTCTGCCACTGGTAGGTATGTTATCAGTAGCGGGCACTGCTTCTTGCCCACCACTAGTAATTTGGCCACAAAAGTTGTCGCAGTTACAGCCATATGGAGGTAAACTAGTAGCAATTTCCACTTTTTGCCCGTCAGTACTAAAACACATAGGTATTTCGTTTAATTTCTTGTACTTGTTTTTATGTTTCACTGTGGAATTTCTTTATGACCATGTTATTGTGCGATTTTTTTCAACTTTGTAGGTTTCTTTATTTATTGTATATTAGGCCTTTTATAATCAAATTTAAACTGCAACTAGGCATTTAAAATTAATTTCAAAAGGTGAAACAAAAAATTGTTTAGGGCTAATGAAACAAAAAATTGCTTTCTTGAAATATGTATGTGTTAAAGATGAAACTCACGAGTTAATTTCAGTTATGTAAATTACTTCTCAAAAAACTTAAAAAGGTTGTCTGAAAATCGCATGTTGTGATTACATGACATGTAGAGTATGTAGTTTAAATTTTACGAATATTTGAAAAGTCTATGAtgtatatttttgaaaaatatggACAACCACGAGGCACGCGCATCGCATGCCCAACCAATGAATGTGTAGTTCTTATTTGCAAATGTAGCCTAAATACATAGTTAGAAACTTAAATGGTACATTTTAACCCATATTTGGGAATTTTCATATACATTGTATTTTATACCAATAGTAATTAGGCACTCCCAAGAAAATCCACGTTAATAAAAAATTGTgaaccgttaatctggtgggatCGTGTTATTATGGTGTAGATTGACTCGTGTAATTCTAGGTTGAAATTTCGTGGAAAAACGCCATGGCCATGATCGCTTATGGGTTGTAAAAGTAGAATTCACATGAGACACGATCCTAATATTGATCTACCGTTTCTTCCTCCTATAATTACAACAATCTTAAGCTTGAAAAAATTAGAGTGATATCTATCTCCTTTGCGCAAaacaacctgtggttggatggttagagggactatggtatccccagcccaccagggttcaagtcctggtgcttgcatttattcctgaattatttcaggatttccggcgatgcgcattcagtgggaggagacgttcccgtcgatgacgaagTGCCTACgttgacttcgtaaatttcaagatgatatatcGGCTCAGTCTTTTGAAgatgctcatagaggtagggtgtgattgcgtgcgttcataggggtgagtgtatgtgcgtgtatatgagcgcttgcgtttgtacCGTGTTCAAAAAAAGATATCTATCTCCTTTGCAAAAACAAAAGGACGGGAAAAAATGTCTATCTAATATTAATAGagatctctacctaataataaagtgcCTATGGCTCCTGATCGTAAATCATCGGCATTTTTGTCGAAAAGTACCTGTTTTTTATCGAAATTACTTCGCAGTCCAAGTtttagttagtcccaaaaaacattGTGTTTTCGTAGAAAATACCATGTAGTTTGTACAAATTAACCCGGCGTCCTATTTTAAGTGTGAGAAAAATTGTTCACTGATTTTCAGTAAACCCCTCGTTCTTTCTGCTTAATCAACCAGCGGTTCTAGTTATAGTGAGTTTATAGACTTTTTAAAATATTCATATTTTTTAAAGCCTAATTACTATTttgacatgttatatatgaaaattgattaaAAATATGTAGAGTTTGAGTATGATATTGTTTTACCTGTTAAAAAATTTAAAATGTTATTTATGGTGCAATCTTAATCAACAACGCACTATCCGTCTTTATTTTATTCTAGTGTAGATCTGTATTAAAAATCAGCACCTCAGCAAAATCAACACCATCGATAACCATGCATACACGCCTTGGCGAAACCTCCGGTTGAAAAAACAAAGTACATTTTTCATCTtatgcggagagagagagagagggagaaaacGCCTTAGAATTGAATACATTCAAACACGTTGTGATTATGTGAGCACCGAGACCACCGTTAAAGAGGGTgcgaaggaggataagcggcaacagaTATGGGTTGCATGTGGACATGTTGGGTCTTCAGTTATGGTTTTTGTGTAGAGACGTGTGGGATTTTTTGTTACCTCGTTACagtgcacgggctcttttgctagtcgaGATAAAAAGAAATCGAGACTCCTGCGACACGCACAAACGCACGCAACCAAGTATTGAGGACTGATCCGTCTCTTTGGTTTCATCGaatcttctttttcttttcctttggtaCTGTCCGGTCTCAATTAGTACGGCCTTTGCATGCCTTGTAAGCCAGGTCCGATCCGATCTCAATTACGAGTAGTAAGGAGTATTTCGTGACGCGTTGTGCATCCAGAGTCCGGTTCGTAATGCATGATCTACTTACCTAGCCAGCTCAATAAAGTAACCGGCGGACCAAGAAGCCAGGGAGACAGATCGATCGACCCAGCATCATGGTCCTGGTGATGGAGCTACCCGACGACCTGCTCGTCGATGTCCTTAGACGCCTTCCTCCGCGGCCTCGCCATGGCACGGTGCGTCCACAGTTGCTGGCGCGCCATCATCGACACACGCCGCCCATGCACCTCCTCCCCCTCCCGCTGGCGGGCATCCTTATCAACTTCAACGGCCACCGTCTCACGGAGCTCTTCGCCCACCCCTCGCCGGCACCGGTCACGGTCAGCTCCAAGTTCCACCACTACCTGCCTGATGCTGCCCGTGATTTCTATGATGCGATCATAATGGACCACTGCAACGGCCTCCTCCTTCTGAGCGGCGGCTACGTGGTGAACCCCGCTACACGGCAATGGGCCAAGCTGCCTTGCCCACGGCCACCATTCCGCTACGGCAAGGAGCACTTCTGGTACCACGAGTAGATCATGTTTGACCCTGCCGTGTCGCCGCACTATGAGGTGCTCGTCGTCCCGGAGGGTCTTTACAGGCGGGAAACACTGGACCGTGGGGTGGCGGCGTGGGAGTGGCCGCCGTCGCCGATGTTGCTGCAAATTTTCTCCTCGAGGACGAATGGGTGGGAGGAGAGATCATTCCAGCGGCAAGGGGAGTCGTTCAGCACCGTCGCCGACCTGCCTTGGTCCGGCGACCCAAAAAGTGCTGTCTACTGGCGTGGACACCTCTATGTGCACCACTATTTTGTTATGAGGTATACTTAAGCCTGCATGcaccatcattctcctaattaatTACGCGATATATCACTCGATTTTAATTTTGTTTATGTGTcttgttttgtttgtttttctacttttatatGCACAGAATATCTTTGTCAAGCGGCAAGTACCAAGTAATTAAACCGCCCCAAGATATTAATTCGAGCAGAACTCCAAAACTACAGCTTGGAAGATCAGAGAAGGGAGTGTATCTCGCATCAATTGCTTCCCATGCAGAGCGGCTTCAAGTTTGGATCCTCGATGAATCTTCTGCTCGTCTCGAGTGGGTCCTAAAGTATCAAGCAGATATTAGGCATATACTGTCACATCGGGGCTACAATCCGAAAGTTCAGGGGTCTTGGGTCATGGAAGATAGCAACTATCATTCTTAtcatgatagatttcctgattacAAAGAACAAGCACCACCGGAAAATGGATTTGAATGGGACTCAGATAATGAGGATGTTCTTGACACCAAAGATAAGGTTGATGGGGAGTGCAGAGAATATGTTGACATTATTGGATTTCATCCCCAGAAAGAAGTTGTCTTTTTGAGTGAATCATTGGAGAGAGGATTTGCCTATCACCTGAGTACCTCAAAGCTTCAGGACTTGGGATACATGTATCCCACACAGTATGATGAGTTTGCTGAAGGCGGTAAATTGATCGAAAGCTCGTTTCCATACACACCGTGTTGGACCGCAGAGTTCCCTACAAATTATTGATTCAGAAGCGTGTCATGGATTATCATTTTTACAGATAGCAACACCCTTGGTGTATTCAAATCGAGTAGAACATGTGTAATGTTACTTTCTCACATTATAGTCGAGATAAATCTGAAAAGTCTAGTGTTGTATTTATTTTATGTGTACTTTCTATAATAGCATTAATTATATGACCCATACAATATTGCTTCACAAATCTCGACAGATTGTTTAGATGGATGTCACACCATGGATTGGAATAAATCTCGATAGAGTAATTTTTGTACTTATGGTCTTAAGAAATTAGTACGAATTTTTAATTTTCTATTTTCTAGGTCGAAATGTGTCCCGTGCAAATCGATGATGAGAGTATTCACCTATCATTTGAAGACTTCAAATTAAGGGCCGAGAAACATCTACTGAAAAAGCTTCTCCATGGAAAACTGGCGAGTGCAAGGCGCCACGACAGCAACGTCGACCACAACCTCCACGTTGCCCACACAGCCGTGGGAGGCTGCCAACCAGCACCCGCCGGCACAACCTGCTACACGCAGGACGCACCACGGGCCACTGGCTACGGCTGCTGCCCCGGGAGCCAAGGCCCTCTCCATGCATCCAGGAAGGAGGCGCCATATCACCGCCCTCACCTTCATCGCGGCCATGCACCCACGCTGAAGAAGCCCTCTGGCAGTggcaaggggaagggagagggagggggaaacGCTGTGACGGTGCCACTAGGGTTGCCCCCGAATCGGCTCAGAACATGGAGAAATCCTCACTAGTTAAACTGTTTCATCCGCAAATTTCTTTTGAAGTTATCTATCCATCCTGGAAAGCAATTGCAGCTTGTTAGCTTGGTTGCAGTTTGGCATGATAAATAAACAAACATAGCCATTGTTCTGTTTAGTCCAGAATTAAACCTCACAAAGCATATAGTAGTTACTTGATAAATAATCTTGGTTACAATCAGCATATCATCAAATTTACTCTGAGCATCTGTGTTAAAAAAACACGACTCTGTTGCCATCCAATTGGCATCTGGCGAGAGATCGATCGTTAATGGCATGCTGAAGCTAGCCcgtattagagcatctacagccggacttggcgAATCCGGTCCCTCAAATGCCCGTGGAAGTGCTCGGGCGCGCCCACAGACACTAATCGATCATGCCTCAAATTTCTTTTCTCACAATCGGACACCTGAAATTCAAACAAACTCATGCGACTACGTACTACATCAGGACATGTCATCGGACAATAAAAAATTGACATATTTAACCTACATACTAGCTATGGAGAAGATCATCCAAGGCTGTCCTTGTCGTCCTTCCCGCTGAAGGAGAGGTCGAAGGCGTAGTATCGAACGAGCCAGAGCTGTCCAACCTGTCGatgtcctctttctcctccttgggggGCAGTTTGGTGGACTGCCCGATTCAGCTCTCGGACCAGGGCCCGTGTGTACCTCCGCTGCTGCTTCTTTACAATGCGGgcgcggatggcttcctcctctggGGTAGTGCGTGCcgccgcatcagccgcctcgttcccaTGGTGGGCACACCGGTCCCGGTAGGAATCATATTTTGGCGGACCGGTGATGGAGAAATGTGGATTGGAAGGCTCCCGGGAGGACCGCGATGTTCCAGCCTCAGAGGATCCGAGCGCATGATGCGCTGACGTAATGGACTTGCGCTGGACAGATCCCGCTTTCGGTCGGGCGCTGTCCTCCCGGAAGCAGTAGAGTGCATTGCGAACGACCATTGCCTCCTCCAAACCGCACGAGACGACACGCCAGTCGATGGATTTGTATTGGTCGTCGTTAAATCTGCTACCCGCCATGCCAAAGAAGGCCGGAGATCACCGCACGCAAGTTTGGCTGGCGAAGGGAAGTGGCTAGAGTTTGGTCTGGCGAGCGGATGGGGGTGAATATATGTGGGATTGGGTGGGTCGGATCCGATGTGACTGGGCGCCCTCATATCCGTCCTACATTTGGGCTGGATACGAAGGGTACCCGTCAACCCGGACGTTTGAGACCCGTTCGAGGCGCTCATCTGTATCGCTTTTTtatgaccggtcagtgaccgggccGTCCGCATGGGCGTTTGAGAGGGGGCAAGCCGACGACTTGTATACGTGCATGTGCTAGCGATCACAAGATCTAGCAGGCAGCTAGTTGCTTAATCACAACCAGATGTATACACTTGGTCGATCAAGGCGTAAGAGACTAAGAACgtgacccgcaaaaaaaaagagagactgAGAacgtaaaaataaaagaaaaaagagaaatatGATAACTGATCACTTAATAATCAAGCGCCACACAGAAATAAAAGCATCAGAAGTTTCCAGACTCCATATTACATAGTTTTTCACGGTGCATTCCAttgaataaaataaaaaaaaggatAGTTCGTCAACATTTATATCCTGTCCATTCTCAGGTGTCAGTTATTTATACAGGGAAAGGCAACATTTGTATCCGTGTGAAAATCAAAGCATGCATAGGTTCAGTTATTTCAGACAAAACATCATcaatgcagctatctctaacgaAGCATCTGATAAAAAACAATGTTcgttctttcattttttttcttttgagaaaagcTGATCTTTCAGTTTTTTTAACACAGATTGACGCGCTGGGCCAAAGCCCGTTATGTAGCGAGCGATGCTCATTAGCGTAGACCACCAGCACGGGGAAGTACTTTTCTCTTAAAAAAAAGGCAGTCGTCTCCGATTCGCCGTCACTGCAGGTACACAAATTCATTTTTCGTGATTGCAAATTCCAGATCGATTTCACCACCGAGCAGATGGCAAATCGTTTCCTGAATCcgacccctccccctccctccaatTCCGATTCCAgcagagagattttgcagggcgcGAGAGGTATAAATTCAAGGCTCTCCTTCTTGCCACAACAACTCTAGGATTGATCGTGACttagaatttttttttctgttattaGGTCATCCGACGTCGCAGCGGGGATGTCTAATAAGCGCCGGGGACATGCCGGCAACGACAGCGGTGAAAAGAGGTCGCGGCGGCACAAGCATCTGTACCTCGTGTTGGATGACTGAGCAAGGGGTACAGCATCCACAAGATCCAAGCCGACAGCTTCGACTCCGACTCTGGCTATGACGACCAGCACAGCAGCGCTGCTCGGCACCAGCCTCCGGCCCTGCGGTTAGAGTGCCCGGTTGGCACTGTGCCCCATTCCGGCATGTCATTCGCCACCTTGGGCACCAACATCTTCACCTTCATGAACCAGCGACATGTCATGGGGTCATGTCATGGGGGTCCACCGCCCCAGATGCGCTGCAACATCCAACCGAGGGTTGGTCCTGGAAGACTCTGCCGCCACCACCGGCAGTGTTCCACCGCCGCGTCAACTCCTATATGCACTACACCCAGATGGATGCACCATCTTCATGTCCAGAACTAACTTCATGACTGCACCTAGCAAAGGTTGCATGGGCACCTACTCATTCAACACCAAGGATTCTTTGTGGAGATGGAATGGGGAGTGGGCCTTGCCATTCATCGGCCAAGCTCACTTTGACAGTGAGCTCAACGCTTGGGTTGGCCTTCGGTGGGATGGCTACATCTTTGCTTGCCAAGTTGCCTCCCACAGCTGCCACAACACGACTCCAACGTTGCAGCTAGACTGCCAGACAACCAAGGAGAAGTTGTTCTGCAAGGACCGGAACCCACACACGGGAGCCTCTCTCACCTACATGGGCACGGGCAAGTTGTGCCTCGTCCAGCGCGTGAAACGGGAGGGAGTGGAGGAGGCACTAGCTTGGGGAGACCACGACGGCTGTGTGCTCCACATCAGCATATTTGGCCTGAAGTACAATCACAAGGGAGAGCTGTAGATCACAGATCACCGCTCCACGCGCTCCTTCATAGTGTCTAGGCATAAAGATCACTTTGGTCATGTAGAATTTTGGATGTAGAAACCCGTTTGGCTTGTTCCAAAATCCGTAAAGATCACCATATTTGGCTTGGAAGTGGAATCGATAAAAACTTATGTTTGCTTGGAAGTTGTGCGTTACTTGATCCGTGTGTTCTATTTTTTAGTATGCTTGTTattgatgtactccctccatttcttttatataaggtgtattatttttggcacGGTGACCAATGCACACATTTATAGACAGTTTAGGCCGAAATTACCCTTGTCTAATTTGTTGATTAATGGCAAGTAAACCATTTAATCTAGGAAAGGAAGAGATACACGCAATCGAGAGAGACATAGTTTGTTTTTTTCgctacaaggagagatacatgcaatcgggGGTGTTTCTTTTTTTCgctacaaggagagatacatgcaatcaggggagagatactttcctttttctgGAGGGTCAATAATGGAATTACGAGAAATTAGaacaaatgcaccttacattgaGGGATTTTAttgaaaaacaaatacaccttatataatggaacggagggagtatgtcactAGATCTGTTGCTCAAACATATATACGTAGGAAGATCGCCAAGGTCCTATGGTTGAACAAAACTGAGATGTGGTACTCTTGCTCTTTCCATAGCAGCTAAATTTAGACATTGGACCTCAGGTCTCTACATTTGAACAAAGGAGCAGGTAAACAACTAGATGTTGCACAGATCTTTTCAGCTTAATAGTATATTCGTTATAGCTAAAAATGTCTTGTGTTAAGGGTTAGCAGCATAGAACCCCTAGTGATCCACCTTTAAATGGCCCCAGTAGATTGGTGCAACAGTGCACAATTCGTAAGTTTTTTCCATGCAATCCTTATCCCTGTGTTATCTCTGTTACTATAGTTGATCTGCTAGGAGATCTGCCAACTGCTAAGCTAATGCCAGTAACAGAGGAAACCAATCATTTTACATTTCTTTTTCGCAGGCTTACTGAAGGAAAACCAACATGATAGGTTGTAATATCACCCTGGAAAATTAAATTGTTGGGGTAACTGTTGTGACAAACTCTTGCAATCTTAATTTAAGCAAGACCTCTGTTTATTCAATATTAATTTAAGTAAGGCGTCGCTATCCAGTTGCTGAAGAATTCATCTGTGTCATTCTTTTGAGATAAGATACTCGAATGCAGCAGAGTAGCCAAATTGTTTCTAGGATTTTCTGGCTGTGTACCAGTGTACTACCGTCCACCTGATTATCTGTTAAGAGTTTCTAACCACAACCTTACATTGGAATTAGCCCCTA
This region of Triticum aestivum cultivar Chinese Spring chromosome 2D, IWGSC CS RefSeq v2.1, whole genome shotgun sequence genomic DNA includes:
- the LOC123050733 gene encoding uncharacterized protein, whose amino-acid sequence is MFDPAVSPHYEVLVVPEGLYRRETLDRGVAAWEWPPSPMLLQIFSSRTNGWEERSFQRQGESFSTVADLPWSGDPKSAVYWRGHLYVHHYFVMRISLSSGKYQVIKPPQDINSSRTPKLQLGRSEKGVYLASIASHAERLQVWILDESSARLEWVLKYQADIRHILSHRGYNPKVQGSWVMEDSNYHSYHDRFPDYKEQAPPENGFEWDSDNEDVLDTKDKVDGECREYVDIIGFHPQKEVVFLSESLERGFAYHLSTSKLQDLGYMYPTQYDEFAEGGKLIESSFPYTPCWTAEFPTNY